DNA from Dokdonella koreensis DS-123:
CGCCTGCTCGATGCGCTCCTGCCGGAGTTCGCCGCGCGCCCGCCCGCGGGCGACGCGCAGGTGCTGGCGCTCGGCGAGCGCGGCCCTTGAGCGTGGCCTGGCGACGCCGGCCTCCCGCGAGCGCGGCACCGACGCGCCGCAGGGCCCGCCGCGTGCGGCGATCCGCACCTTCCGGTTTCGCATCTTCACCTTCCGTTTGAGGACATCCCGTGAGCTCTAGCCGCCTGCGCAAGGTCGTCTTTCCGGTCGCCGGCCTCGGTACCCGGTTCCTGCCCGCCACCAAGGTGGTCGCCAAGGAGATGCTGCCGGTCCTGGACCGGCCGCTGATCCAGTACGCGGTCGACGAGGCCGTCGACGCCGGCGCCGACACGCTGATCTTCGTCACCAACCGCTACAAGCACGCGATCGCCGACTATTTCGACAAGGCCTACGAGCTGGAAGCCAAGCTGGCCCAGTCCGGCAAGGACGAGCTGCTCGCGCTGGTGCAGGGCACCCTGCCGCGCAACGTGCGCTGCGTGTTCGTGACCCAGCCCGAGGCGCTCGGCCTGGGGCATGCCGTGCTCTGCGCGCGCCCGGTGGTCGGCGACGAGCCGTTCGGCGTGGTCCTGGCCGACGACCTGATCTGGAACCGTGGCGCCGGCGCGCTGCGCCAGATGGCCGAGGTGGCCGCGCGCGAGGACGCCGGCGTGCTGGCGGTGGAGGAAGTGCCGCGCGAGCAGACCCACAAGTACGGCATCGTCGATGCCGAGCCGCTCTCCGAGCGGGCGGCGCGGGTGCGCCTGGTGGTCGAGAAACCCAAGCCCGAGGTGGCGCCGTCGAACCTGGCGATCGTCGGCCGCTACGTGCTGCCCGGCCGCATCTTCGAGCTGCTCGAGCGCACGCGCCCCGGCGCCGGCGGCGAGATCCAGCTGACCGACGCGATCGAGGCGCTGCTGCAGGAGCGGCCGGTGCTCGCGTACCGCTTCGAGGGCCGGCGGTTCGACTGCGGCAACAAGCTGGGCCTGGTCCAGGCCACGCTGCACATGGCGCTGGAGGACCCGCAGATCGCGGCAGCCACGCGCGCCTTCGTCGACACGCTCTGACCCGCCGGCGGTCGCGGCGCGGCCGGTCGGACCGGTGCCGTGCCGCATCCGGCGCTGGCGATCTTCCCGGGAGCCCTCGGCCATGGACCTGAGCTACATCCTCAACCACCTCGGCGAGGACCGCGCCAGCTACCACGGCGCGGTGGCGCCGCCGCTGGTGCAATCCTCGATCTTCGCGTTCCCGAGCGTCGCGGACATGCGGGCCGGTTTCCGCGACGAGTACGCGCAGCACATGTACACGCGCGGCAACAACCCGACCGTGGCGATGCTGCGGCGCAAGCTGGCGGCGCTGGAAGGCGCCGAGGACTGCCTGGTCTTCGGCAGCGGCGCCGCGGCGATGGCTGCCGGCGTGATCGCCTGCGTCGGGCAGGGCGACCACGTGGTCTGCGTGGCCCGGCCGTACAGCTGGACGCGCAGCCTGCTGCAGGATTTCCTGCCACGGTTCGGCGTCGGCGCCAGTTTCGTCGACGGGACCGACAGCGCGGCCTTCGAGGCGGCGCTGACGCCGCGCACGCGCCTGATCGTGCTGGAAAGCCCCAACTCGATGACGTTCGAGCAGCAGGACCTGGCCGCGGTCGCGGCGCTGGCCCGCCGGCACGGCATCCGCACGCTGTGCGACAACAGCCACGCCACGCCGCTGAACCAGTCGCCGATCGCGCTCGGCATCGACCTGGTCGCCCATTCGGCGACCAAGTACCTCAACGGCCACAGCGACGTGGTCGCCGGCGCGCTGTGCGGCGAGGCGGCCCTGCTGCGCGCCGTGTTCAAGGGGCCGTACATGACCCTCGGCGCCATCCTGTCGCCGCACGACGCCTGGCTGCTGCTGCGGGGCCTGAGGACGCTGGAGATCCGCATGCAGCGCGTCGCCGCCAGCACGCGCGAGGTGCTGGCCTGGCTCGAGAGGCAGCCGCGCATCCGGCGCGTGTGGTCGCCGCAGGCCGCGGACAATCCGCAGCTGGGCTTGAGCGAGCGCCAGCTGCGCGGCGCCAGCGGCCTGGTCACGATCGACCTGGACGCCGCCGACGTGGCGGCCGTGGAGCGGTTCTGCGACGGCCTGGAACGGTTCCTGATGACCGTTTCCTGGGGCGGCTACGAGTCGCTGGCGTTCCCGGTCTGTGCGGTCTTCCCGCCCGGCGCGCCGCTGCGGCCGGCGGCCGGGCTGCCGCTCAGCCTGGTCCGCCTGTCGATCGGTCTGGAAGACCCCGGCATCCTGATCGCCGATCTCGAACAGGCGCTGACGCGGCTTTGAAAGCCGATTCGACAAGACCGCCGCGGCCGGCTATAAATCCGTTCAATATTCTCTCCTAACTCCTTTTGTGTCCGAAGAAATCCTCATCAACGTGACGCCCCGCGAGACCCGTGTGGCCCTGGTCGAGAACGGCATGTTGCAGGAGGTGCTGGTCGAGCGGTCGAGCCGGCGCGGCTACGTCGGCAACATCTACAAGGGCCGCATCAGCCGCGTCATGCCGGGCATGCAGGCGGCCTTCGTCGAGGTGGGGCTGCAGCGCACCGCCTTCCTGCACGCCTCGGACATCGTCCGGCCGTCGCTGCCGATCGTCGCCGACAACGGCGACCTGCTGCCGCCGCTGCCGCCGCCGATCGGCGAGCTGGTGCGCGAAGGGCAGGAGGTCATCGTCCAGATCGTCAAGGACCCGATCGGCACCAAGGGCGCGCGCCTGACCACGCATCTTTCGATTCCTTCGCGCTACCTGGTCCTGCTGCCGTACAGCAAGGTGCTGGGCGTGTCCGCACGGATCGAGGTCGAGGAGGAGCGCGCGCGCCTGAAGGAAATGCTGGCCGGCCTGGTCGGCGAGAGTCCGCTCGGCTACATCGTGCGCACCAACGCCGAAGGCCAGGCCGGCGAATCGCTGGCCGAGGACGTGGCCTACCTCGGGCGGCTGTGGGCCGCGGTGCAGGACAGCGCGGCCAAGGCGCGCGTGGGCGAATGCGTCTACGAGGACCTGGCCCTGGCGCAGCGCGCGTTGCGCGACCTGATGCGGCCCTCGATCGAGAAGGTCCGCATCGACTCGCGCGAGACGCTCGAGCGCGCCCAGCGCTTCGTCGCCCAGTTCATGCCGGAGCTGGCCGAGCGGGTGGAACATTACCCGGGCGAGCGGCCGATCTTCGACCTCTACGGCGTCGAGGACGAGATCCAGAAGGCGCTGCGCAAGGAGGTGCCGCTCAAGTCCGGCGGCTATCTGATCGTCGACCAGACCGAGGCGATGACCACGATCGACGTCAACACCGGTGCCTTCCTCGGCAGCCGCAACCTCGAGGAAACGGTGTTCCGCACCAACCTGGAGGCGGCCCAGGCCGCGGCGCGGCAGCTGCGCCTGCGCAACCTCGGCGGCATCATCATCATCGACTTCATCGACATGACCGATGAGGAGCACAAGCGCCAGGTGATCCGCCTGCTGGAGAAGGCGCTGGCGCGCGACCATGCCAAGACGACGGTCTACGAGATGTCCGAGCTCGGCCTGGTCGAGATGACGCGCAAGCGCACCACCGAGAGCCTGGAACGGCAGCTGTGCGAGCCGTGCCCGGCCTGTGCCGGCCGCGGCAGCCTCAAGACCGCCGAGACCGTCACTTACGAGATCTTCCGCGAGATCACCCGCGCGGTGCGCCAGTTCGAGGCGGCCAAGCTGCTGGTGCTGGCCGCGCCGAAGGTCGTCGGCCGCATCCTCGACGAGGAAGGCGCGGCAGTGGCGGAGCTGGAGGAATTCATCGGCAAGACGATCCGCTTCCAGGCCGAGGAGCACTACTCGCAGGAGCAGTACGATGTCGTACTGCTCTGACCGGCCGGCATGGGCGGCATGGCACCCCCGATAGATCCCGGGCGCCGCCGCTGGCGGCGCGTCCGGCGCGCCGTCGCGGCGACGCTGGCCACGATCGTCATTGCCCTGGGCGTGCTGGTCGGGATCGGCCAGCTGGTCGTGCCGTGGCTGGTACGCAACCCCGACCGGGTCGAGACCTGGCTGTCCGAGCGCATCCACCGGCCGGTGACGATCGGCCACATCGCCGCGCGCTGGGTCCGCGGCGGGCCGCAGCTGGTGCTCGAGAACGTCCTGATCGGCCCGCGCGCGCCCGACCAGACGCCGCTGCGGCTCCAGCGCGCGGAGCTGGCACTGAACCTGTTCGCGCCGTTCCAGCGCAACCGCGCCTGGAACGAGTTCCGCCTGGCGGGCCTGGACCTCGCGCTGGAGCGCGATGCCGCCGGCCGCTGGCAGATGCACGGCTTCGACCTGGACGTGACCGCCACCAGCGACCCGCTCGGCGCGCTCGGCGTCCTGGTCCTGGTGGACCTGAAACTGCGGCTCGACGACGAGAAGCACGCGATCCACTGGCAGGTCGGCGCCAGCGAGCTGCGCGTGGTCAACCGCGGTGCCGAGCTGTACGTGCTCGGCAAGGTCCGCAGCCTCGACAACGAATCCACGCCGCTGGACCTCATCACCTCGATCCGGCGCGGCGAGGGGCGCGGCCGCCTCTACCTCTCCGGTGCCGACGTGGACCTCGGGCGCCTGCTGCGCGAGCAGTCCTATGCCGGCGCGCGCCTGCAATCCGGTCGCGGCAGCGTGCAGGCCTGGGCCGAGTGGGACGGCGGCCAGGTACTGGACCTGCGCACGCGCGTGGACCTGCGCGACCTGGCGCTCGCCGGTACCGCGCCCGGCCCGGCGCCGGGCGCCTCGCAGCCGCTGGCCGCCTTCGAACGGCTGGCGCTGGCCCTGCGCTGGCGCCGCGGCAGCGGCGAGGCCTGGGCGCTGGACATCGCGGACTTCGCGTTGACGCAGGCCGGCCAGGCCTATCCGCCGATGCGGATCGGCGTCGACTACCAGGGGTCGCAGCCGCTGCGCTGGCGTGCCGGTGCCGACACGCTGGCGCTGGCGCCGCTGGCCCGTCTCACTGCCCTGGCCGACCGCCTGCCCGATGGCTTGCGCACCTGGCTGCGGGACGCGGCGCCGCGCGGCCGCATCGACGGCCTGGCGGTCCGCTACGACGCGCCCGACGACTACGCGCTGGAGGGACGCTTCGCCGAAGTCGGCTTCGTACCGGCCGGCAAGGCGCCCGGCATCGTGCGGCTGGACGGACAGGTCCGCGGCGATGCGCAGGCGGTCCTGATCGAGCTGCCGCTGCAGGCCGTCACCGCCGACTTCCCGGGCGTGTTCCGCTGGCCGCTCGCCTTCGGCGAATTCGGCGGCGACGTGCTGCTGCGGCCGGTCGAGGGTGGCTGGCGCCTGGAGACCGATCGCATCGGCTTCGAGGGCGAAGGCTACGGGGGCGAGCTGCGCGGCGGGATCGAGCTGCTGCGCGGCCGGCCGCGGCCGGTGCTCGACCTCTACGCCGCGGTCGCGCACGGCGAAGTGCAGGCCGCCAAGCGGTTCTGGCCGGTCAACGTGATGCCGCGGCCGGCGGTCGACTGGCTGGATCGCGCGCTCGTGGCCGGTCGTGTCGCCGGGGGGCGCGCCGTGTTCCGTGGCGACCTGGCGGAATGGCCGTTCGACACCTTCGGCGGCCGCTTCGAGGCGGTCGCCGAGATCGAGGATACGCAGCTGCAGTACCTGGGCGAGTGGCCGCGCGTGGAGGGGCTGAAGGCCACCGCGCGCTTCGTCAACGACGGCATGGAAGCCTCCGCCAGCGCCGGCACGTCGCTCGGCGCCAGCATCGGCAGCGCCGAGGCGCGCATCGCCGACTTCGGCGACGCGGCGCTGGAGCTGTCCGCCACCGGCCGTGGTACCGGCCGCAACCTGCTGGCGTTCGTGCGCGCCACGCCGATCGGCGCGCGCTATCGCGAGGCGTTGACCGGGCTGGCCATCGGCGGCAGCGGCGATTTCGATTTCAAGCTCGGCGTGCCGCTGAAGAAGGACGCGCACGGCTTCTCGCTCGACGGTACGGTCGCGCTGGCCGGCGCGACCGTCACCCAGCCCGACTGGCGCGTGGACCTGACCGACGTCGGCGGTCGCGTCCGCTTCGACCAGGGTGGCCTGCAGGCCGACCGGCTGGCCGTCAAGACGCGCGGCCATGCCGGCACGCTGACGCTGGCGATCGGCGAGGCCACCGCGCCGGGCCAGGCGGTGCAGGCGCAGCTGCAGGCGCGCCTGCCGGCCGACGTGGTGTTCGCCGACGTGCCCGGCCTGGAAACGATCGTGGCCCGGATGGCGGGTACCTCGCTCTGGACGATCGCGGCGAGCGTCGCCGACGCGGCGAACGGCGTGCCGGGCCGCACGCAGCTGGTGGCCGAGACCGACCTGGTCGGCACCACGATCGACCTGCCGGCGCCGCTGGCGAAGGGGGCCGACACCGCGCGGCCGCTGCGCATCGCGTTGCCGATGCCGTATGCCGGCGGCGACCTGCGCGTCACGCTCGGCGACGTGCTGACGATCGACGGCCGCCTGCCGTCCGCGACGGCCCCGCTGGCGCTGCGCCTGGATTTCGGCACCGGTACCGGCGGTGCGTTGCCGGACCGTGGCTTCGTGGTCGGCGGACGGGCGCCGGTGCTCGACCTGGGAGCCTGGGTCGGCTTTGCCGGCGGCTCGGCCGGCACCGGCGACTTCGAGCTGCGCGGCGCCGACGTGGCCGTCGACGACCTGCAACTGGGCACGCGCTCGATCGGCGCGACCGGCATCCGCATCGCGCGCAGCGAGGCGGCGATCGAACTGGGCTTTACCGGCGCGGCGGTGCAGGGCGGCATCACGTTCCCGACGCGGGACCTGGCACGCGCCGGCGTGACCGTCCATCTGGACCGCCTGCACTGGCCCGAGTCTCCCGAAGAGGAGGACGAAAGCACGGTCAGCGACATCGCGCCCGGCGCGCTGCCGCCGCTGCACGTGTGGATCGGCGATCTGAAGATCGGCCGCGCCGTGCTCGGCCAGACGCGGCTGGAGAGCCGCCCGGTCGCCGGCGGCATGCGCATCGACCAGCTCGAGGCGAAGTCGCCGAACCTGCAGATGCACGCACAGGGCGACTGGACCGGTACCGAGGCCGACAACCGGTCGCGGCTGTCGATCGACCTGGCCTCGCACAACCTGGGACGGATGCTGGACGCGTTCGGCTATGCCGGGATCATCGACGGCGGCCAGACCACGGCCCGCATCGAGGCCGGCTGGGCCGGGCCGCCGACCGCCTTCGCGCTGGCGAAGCTGGACGGCACGCTGGCGATCACGGTCGGCGCCGGGCGCATCCTCGACGTGGAGCCCGGGGCCGGGCGCATCTTCGGCCTGCTGTCGCTGACCGAGATCCCGCGGCGGCTGAGCCTGGATTTTTCGGATTTCTTCAAGTCGGGCTTCAGCTTCAACGCGATCACCGGCACGTTCAAGCTGACCACCGGCAATGCGGCGACCGACGACCTGCAGATCAAGGGGCCGGCGGCCGACATCCGGATCACCGGCCGCACCGGCCTGCAGAGCAAGGACTACGACCAGCGGATGGTGGTCACGCCGCATGCGGGTGCCACCTTGCCGGTGGTCGGCGCGATCGCCGGCGGCCCGGTCGGCGCCGCGGCCGGCCTGGTCATGCAGGGCTTGTTCAACAAGCAGATCAACGCCGTCGCGCGCGCCACCTACCAGGTCACCGGCCCGTGGGAGAAGCCCCAGATCACGTTGCTTTCGCGCGAGCAGGGGCGGGCCGGCAGGGGCGCCCGCGCGCCGGAGCCGCCCGCCCGCTGAACGGGGGTCCGCGCTTGCGACCGGGCGGTGGCGCCCCCATCATTCGGGACTGATCCGTTCAGCAAGACTCCCCGATGACCTCATTGATCGCCCAGGCCGAGCAGCGGCTGCTGCGGCCCGGCGGGCTTTCTGCCGCCGATCTCGAACCCGTCTTCGCGCGCCTGATGGCGCCGTCGGTCGATGCGGCGGACCTGTATTTCCAGCACTCGCGCAGCGAGTCCTGGCTGCTCGAGGACGGCATCGTCAAGGAGGGCAGCCACAGCATCGAGCAGGGCGTGGGCGTGCGCGCCGTGGCCGGCGAGAAGACCGGCTTCGCCTACTCCGACGAGATCGTGCTGCCGTCCCTGCTGCAGGCGGCGGGCTCGGCGCGCGCGATCGCCAAGGCCGGCAGCAACGGCAGCGGCCGCCCGCTGGCGCTGGCCAGCGCCGCCGCGCTGTATCCGGCGATCGACCCGATCGACACGCTGTCGAGCGAGGCCAAGGTGCGGCTGCTGCGCGAGATCGACGGCTTCACGCGGGCACTCGATCCGCGCGTACAGCAGGTGATCGTCAGCCTTTCCGCCGGCGTGGACACCGTTCTGATCGCCGGCTCCGACGGCACGCTGGCCGCCGACGTGCGGCCGCTGGTGCGCATGAACGTCCAGGTGATCGCCGAGCAGAACGGCCGGCGCGAATCGGGCAGCGGCGGCGGCGGCGGGCGCTACGGCTTCGACGAGCTGCTCGCCGACGGCCGCGCGCACGCGTTCGCCCGCGAGGCGGTGCGCACCGCCCTGGTCAACCTCGAGGCCGTCGACGCGCCGGCCGGCACGATGACCGTCGTGCTCGGCCCCGGCTGGCCGGGCGTGCTGCTGCACGAGGCGATCGGCCACGGCCTGGAAGGCGACTTCAACCGCAAGGAAACCTCGGCCTTCGCCGGCCGCATCGGCGAGCGCGTCGCGGCCGCCGGCGTGACCGTCGTCGACGACGGCACCCTGGCCGGCCGGCGCGGTTCGCTCAGCATCGACGACGAAGGCACGCCGACCCGCTGCACCACGCTGATCGAGAACGGCATCCTCAAGGGCTACATGCAGGACAAGGCCAATGCGCGCCTGATGAAGGCGGCGCCGACCGGCAACGGCCGGCGCGAGTCGTTCGCGCACCTGCCGATGCCGCGGATGACCAACACCTACATGCTGCCCGGCACGCTGGCGCCGGAAGAGATCATCGGCTCGGTCAAGCGCGGCCTCTACGCGGTCAACTTCGGCGGTGGCCAGGTCGACATCACCAACGGCAAGTTCGTGTTCTCCGCCAGCGAGGCCTACCTGATCGAGAACGGCCGCGTGACGCGTCCGGTCAAGGGCGCGACCCTGGTCGGCTCCGGCCCGGACGTGCTGACGCGCGTGTCGATGATCGGCAACGACCTGGCGCTCGACGAGGGCGTCGGCGTCTGCGGCAAGGACGGCCAGAGCGTGCCGGTCGGTGTCGGCCAGCCGACGCTGAAGATCGACGCGATGACGGTCGGCGGCACCGCCGCATGAGCCGTGCCGGTCAACCGCACGCGCGCGGTTCGCGCGGCGTGCGGCGCGGGCCTTCAGGCCGCCGGGCCGGCGTCCAGGTGGGCGCGCAGCAGGCGGAACAGCTCGCGCGCCGCGCGCGGCGGCTTGGCGCGCTCGGCTTCGAGCCGGGCCTGCCGGATCAAGGCGCGCAGCTGCTGGCGGTCGCCGCCCGGATGCCGTTCGAGCAGGGCGTCCAGCGCCGGATCGCCTTCGGCGACGAGGCGGTCGCGCCAAGCTTCCAGCTGGTGCAGCAGCGCGGTTTCGCGATGTGCGGACTGGCGGTCGTGGTCGAGCAGGCGGCGAATCGCCTCGAGCGCCTCCTCGTCGAGCCGCCGCAGGTGCTTGGCCAGGTACTGCGTCTGCCGCTTGCGGGCGCCGTGCGAAGGCGTCGCGCGGGTGCGCTCGACCTCGCCGCGGACGTCCTCGGGCAGCGGCAGCCGGTCGAGCTGGGCGTCTGAAAGCGCAGCCAGCGCCGTCGCCAGTTTCAATACATCCAGGGCCTCGCGCCGCAGCTGGCTGCGACTCGGGCCCGCATACTCATCGGTAACGTCGTGGTCGATCATCGGAAAATCATAACGTGAACGCAGCGCTCACCCCTAGAAACGATACCAGCCAGGACGAGCTGGCCCGGCTCGCCGAGGTCTGCCAGGACGTGCTGCGCCGCTGCCGGTCGGCCGGCGCCAGCGAGGCGGAAGTGGCCGCCAGCATCGATACCGGCCTGGATGTCGGCGTCCGCCTGGGCGAGGTCGAGACGATCACGCGCACGCGCGATCGCGGCGTGTCGCTGACCGTGCTGTTCGGCAAGCGCAAGGGCTCGGCCAGCACCGCCGATCTCGACCCGGAGTCGATCGCGCGGACCGTCGAGCACGCCTGCGCGATCGCCCGCCATACCGAAGAGGACCCCTGCAACGGCCTGGCCGACCCGGCGCTCTACGCGCGCGAGTTTCCGGACCTGGACCTGTGGCACCCCTGGGCGATCGACGCCGAGCAGGCGATCGAGCTCGGCCTGCGCATCGAGGCGGCCGGGCGCGGCCACGATCCGCGCATCAGCAATTCCGAAGGCGCCGCGGTGCAGGTCGGCGAGTCGGTGCTGGCCAATGCCAATTCGGCCGGCTTCGCCGGCGTCGAGCGCAGTACCCGCCACCTGCTGTCGTGCGCGCTGATCGCCGAGGATGCGCAGGGCATGCAGCAGAACTACTGGTACGACGCGGTACGCTCGGCCACCGATTTCACCGATCCGGAAACGATCGGCCGCCGTGCCGCCGAGCGCACGGTCGCGCGTCTCGACGCGCGCCGGCTCTCGACGCGGCAGTGCCCGGTCCTGTTCGTGCCCGAGGTGGCGCGCGGCCTGATCGGCCACTTCCTGTCGGCGGTCAGCGGCGGTGCGCTGTACCGGCGCGCGAGCTTCCTCGTCGATCACCTGGGCCGGCCGGTGTTCCCCGGTTTCGTCCAGATGACCGAGCGGCCGCGCCTGCCGCGCGGGCACGGCTCGAGCGTGTTCGATGCCGAAGGCGTCGCCACGCGCGACGCCGACCTCGTACGCGACGGCGTGCTGCAGCGCTACATCCTCGGCAGCTACTCGGCGCGCAAGCTCGGCCTGGCGACCACCGCCAACGCCGGTGGCATCCACAACCTCGTCGTCACCCCCGGCGCGGACGACTTCGCCGCGCTGCTGCGGCGCATGGGTACCGGCCTGGTCGTCACCGAGGTGATGGGGCAGGGCGTGTCGCTGATCACCGGCGACTACTCGCGCGGCGCGTCGGGCTTCTGGGTCGAGAACGGCGAGATCGCCTACCCGGTCGAGGAGATCACGATCGCCTCGAACCTGCGCGAGATGTTCGCCGGCATCGTCGCGATCGGCCGCGACGTCGATCCGCGCTCGCACCTGCTGACCGGCTCGATCCTGCTCGAGCGGATGACGATCGCGGGCGAGTAGCGGCACGGCCGTCGGCAGTAGGGCCCTGGCGGCCGCGCATGCGCGCGCGCCGTCCGCACGGTGCCGCCCGTGCCGCCGTCGCGGCCAGGGTATCCGCGCGCTGAACGGCCGGGCCCGGGCATGACTGCGCGCCCTTGACGCCCCGGGCGCTGAAATCCACCGTGGAACCTCCTTCAACGAGGAGTGCCGTGATGACGGAAGACCCGACCATTTCCCCGCCGACCACGCTCAGCAACGACGAGCGGACCTGGGCGCTGCTCGGCCACCTGTCGGCGTTCAGCGCGTTCTTCACCGCCGGCTTCGGCTGCGTGCTCGGGCCGCTGGTGGTCTGGCTGGTCAAGCGCGACACGCTGCCGTTCGCCGCCGACCAGGCGCGCGAGGCGCTCAACTTCAACCTGACCGCGCTGATGATCTGGATCGGCCTGTGGATCATCACGATCGGCACGTTCGGCATCGGCATCTTCCTGACGCTGCCGCTCGGCCTGGTGCTGCTGGCGGTCTGGATCGTGCTGACGATCGTCGCCGCGATCAACGCCAACAACGGCCAGACGTACCGCTATCCGCTGACGCTGCGCCTGATCAAGTAAGCCCCGGCCGGGGCCGGCGTCGCCGGCTCCGGCGCGATCAGCCGGCCTGGCGCGCGCTGTCGAGCATCTGCCGTGCGTGCGCCAGCGTCTGGCGCGTGATCTCGATGCCGCCGAGCATGCGCGCGACCTCGTCGCGGCGCGCGCCTTCGTCGAGGCCCTCGATGCGGACGGTCGTCGACGCCGCGTCGCTGGACTTGGCCACGCGCAGGTGCTGGTGTCCCTGGGCCGCGACCTGCGGCAGGTGCGTCACGCACAGCACCTGGCAGCGTGCGGCCAGGCGGCGCAGCTTCTGGCCGACGATCTCCGCCACCGCGCCGCCGACACCCGAATCGACCTCGTCGAAGACCATCGTGCCGGTCGCGTCGGCGCCGAGCGCGGCGACCTCGATCGCCAGGCCGATCCGCGACAGCTCGCCGCCGGAGGCGACCTTGCGCAGCGGGCGCGGCGGCTGGCCGGGATTGGTACTGACCAGGAACTCGCAGCGCTCGCGGCCGGCGGCGGCCGGTTCGGCGCCGTCGTCGGGTTCGAGCGCGGCCTCGAAGCGGCCGGCCATGCCCAGTTCGGTCATCAGGGCGGTGACGGCCTCGCCGAGCCGGGCGGCAGTCGCCGCGCGGGCGCCGGAGAGCACCGTGGCCGCCGCGGCATAGCCGGTCTCGACCCGCGCGGCTTCGGCGCGCAGGCGCTCCAGCTCGGTGCCGGCGCCGCGCAGGGTTTCCAGTTCCTCGCGCAACGTGTCGGCGAGGGCCTTGAGTTCGCCCATCGGACGGCGGTGCTTGCGCGAAAGCTCGTGCAGCCGGGCGAGCTGCGCCTCGGTCTCGGCGAGGCGCTCCGGATCGAGGTCCAGCGCGTCCTGGTAGCGCGCCAGCGTGTCGCCGGCCTCGTCGACCTGGATGCGCGCCGCCTCGAGCAGCTCGACCAGCGCGGCCAGGCGCGGGTCCAGTTCGGCCAGGCGCTGGCTGTCGGCATGGGTGCGCGCGACCAGGCGCGCCAGCGCGAACTCGCCGTCGCCGTCGAGGCGCTCGGCCAGGCCCGCGCAGCCCTGCACCAACTGGCCGGCATTGGCGAGGCGGCGGTGGGTATCCTCCAGCGCGGCGAACGCGTCGGCGTCGAGCGCATGCCGCTCCAGCTCGTCCACCTGGTGCGCCAGCCACTCGATCCGCTCGCCGTGGTCGGCGCCGCCGGTCAGCGTGGCGATGCGGCCCTGCACCGTGCGCCAGGCCTGCGCCAGGCGCGCCACCTCGCCGCGTGCGTCGGCGTGGCCGCCGAAGGTATCGAGCAGGTCGAGCTGGGCGCCGCGATCGAGCAGGGTCTGGTGCTCGTGCTGGCCGTGGATCTCGATCAGGCGCTCGCCGAGCGCCTTGAGCTGGGTCAGCGCCACCGGCCGCCCGTTGATCCAGGCGCGCGAGCTGCCTTCGCTGCGGATCACGCGCCGCAGCTGGCAGGCGCCTTCGTCGTCGAGGTCCTCCTCGCGCAGCCAGGCGAGCAAGTCGGCGCGGTCGCCGATCGCGAACCGGGCCGAAAGCTCGGCCCGGTCGCAGCCGTGGCGGACCATGCCGCTGTCGCCGCGGCCGCCGGCCAGCAGCAGCAGGGCATCGACGATCAGCGACTTGCCGGCACCGGTCTCGCCGGTCACGACGGTCAGGCCCTGGCCGAACGTGATCTCGGCGTTCTGGACGATCGCGAAATCCTTGACGTACAGGGTTTCCAGCATGGCGCAGGGCTTGGGCGTGACGGTGGCGGCGGGTAG
Protein-coding regions in this window:
- a CDS encoding DUF4870 domain-containing protein: MTEDPTISPPTTLSNDERTWALLGHLSAFSAFFTAGFGCVLGPLVVWLVKRDTLPFAADQAREALNFNLTALMIWIGLWIITIGTFGIGIFLTLPLGLVLLAVWIVLTIVAAINANNGQTYRYPLTLRLIK
- the recN gene encoding DNA repair protein RecN, with translation MLETLYVKDFAIVQNAEITFGQGLTVVTGETGAGKSLIVDALLLLAGGRGDSGMVRHGCDRAELSARFAIGDRADLLAWLREEDLDDEGACQLRRVIRSEGSSRAWINGRPVALTQLKALGERLIEIHGQHEHQTLLDRGAQLDLLDTFGGHADARGEVARLAQAWRTVQGRIATLTGGADHGERIEWLAHQVDELERHALDADAFAALEDTHRRLANAGQLVQGCAGLAERLDGDGEFALARLVARTHADSQRLAELDPRLAALVELLEAARIQVDEAGDTLARYQDALDLDPERLAETEAQLARLHELSRKHRRPMGELKALADTLREELETLRGAGTELERLRAEAARVETGYAAAATVLSGARAATAARLGEAVTALMTELGMAGRFEAALEPDDGAEPAAAGRERCEFLVSTNPGQPPRPLRKVASGGELSRIGLAIEVAALGADATGTMVFDEVDSGVGGAVAEIVGQKLRRLAARCQVLCVTHLPQVAAQGHQHLRVAKSSDAASTTVRIEGLDEGARRDEVARMLGGIEITRQTLAHARQMLDSARQAG